A window of Chloroflexota bacterium contains these coding sequences:
- the bzdQ gene encoding benzoyl-CoA reductase, bzd-type, subunit Q — protein sequence MRARWVRRSSPPITRDARRISIVSEEYWRWREYHWLSPDLDWREAEVITAGVDIGSVSSQAVILADGQLYAYASIRTGYNSPDSARLVMDRALDGTGMALNHILSIVGTGYGRVNVPFAHRTITEIACHARGANFAYGPTVRTVLDMGGQDCKVIRCDERGRVLNFLMNDKCAAGTGRGLEVIADLLAVPIEEIGLLSLQVEEEPPPVSSTCVVFARSEALALLRQGWPKSLVLAAYCAAMASRVALLIQRIGLEKDFAISGGIAKNPGIVVRLERILGVKALSTGYDPQIIGALGAALLAREQALKARATG from the coding sequence ATGCGGGCGCGCTGGGTGCGGCGCTCATCGCCACCTATAACTCGTGATGCACGGAGAATTTCCATTGTGAGTGAAGAGTACTGGCGCTGGCGCGAATATCATTGGCTCTCACCCGATTTGGATTGGCGGGAAGCAGAAGTCATCACGGCTGGTGTGGATATAGGCTCGGTGAGCAGCCAGGCGGTCATCCTGGCCGATGGCCAACTCTACGCCTACGCCTCTATACGCACCGGCTACAACAGCCCCGACAGTGCCCGCCTGGTGATGGATCGCGCCTTGGACGGCACGGGCATGGCTTTGAATCACATCCTCTCCATCGTCGGCACGGGCTACGGGCGGGTGAACGTGCCCTTCGCCCACCGCACCATCACCGAGATCGCATGTCATGCCCGCGGTGCCAATTTCGCCTACGGCCCCACTGTCCGCACGGTGCTGGATATGGGTGGCCAGGACTGCAAGGTCATTCGCTGCGACGAGCGCGGCCGGGTGCTGAATTTCCTGATGAACGACAAATGTGCGGCGGGGACCGGTCGTGGTCTGGAAGTCATCGCTGACTTATTGGCCGTGCCCATCGAGGAGATTGGGCTACTATCACTCCAGGTTGAGGAAGAGCCGCCGCCAGTAAGCAGCACCTGCGTGGTTTTCGCCAGGTCTGAGGCCCTGGCCCTCCTGCGCCAGGGTTGGCCCAAGAGCCTTGTGCTGGCCGCTTACTGCGCTGCGATGGCCAGCCGCGTTGCTCTCTTAATCCAACGCATCGGTTTGGAAAAAGATTTCGCCATCAGCGGCGGTATTGCAAAGAATCCCGGCATCGTGGTGCGGCTGGAGCGCATCCTGGGCGTAAAGGCGTTATCTACCGGTTATG